GGTGGGAAACTACCGGACCTCGCAGACGATCGTCGCGGTTCACGGCGGCTCGAACGATCTGAACCGCTTTGCGGTCGAAAACGACAAGGTCGACGTGCTGGCGCATCCGATGGCCGACCGCGGCGATATCAACCACGTCCTCGTGAAAGCCGCCGTCGAGAACGGCGTCCGACTCGAGTTTAACCTCTCGGGAGTCTGCCGGACCAGCGGCGGTCGTCGCGTGCGAGTCATCCAGTCGCTTCGAAAGCTCGCGGAAATCGTCGACTACTACGACGCGCCCTACGTCGTCAGCGCGGACCCGACCTCACACCTCGAGTTGCGCGCGCCTCGCGAACTCGAAGCGATCGGCGAGCAACTGGGATTCTCGAGCGCGTTCATCGAGGACGGACTCGCGGAGTGGGGGCGACTCGCCGAGCGGAATCGACACGTTCAGTCCGAGTCGTTCATTGAGCCGGGGGTCGAACGAGGGAGATATGAAGAAGACCCTTGAGGAGCACGCCGCCAGATTCGACACCAAAGCCGGCGAGTACGACGAGTCGAAATCCGACGAGTACCGCGCCTGTGCGAACCTCGTGATCGAACACGCCGCCCTCGAGAGCGATACCGTCGTCCTCGACCTCGGAACGGGGACGGGTGCCATCGCGCTCGCGCTCGCACCCGACGCAAAGCGGGTCGTGGGCCGCGACATCAGCGAGGGAATGATGGAAGAGGCGAAGGCGAAAGCCGACGAGAACGGGCTCGAGAACGTCGAATTCGGACGCGGCACGTTCCGCGAGCCCGACTACGACGGCGACGTCGACGTGGTCACCTCGAACTTCGCGCTTCACCACCTCTCGGACGACGAAAAGCGCGAGGCGATCGACGTCATCGCGGGTCTCGAGCCGCGGACGTTCGTGCTCGGGGACGTGATGTTCTTCGGCGAACCCGACCCCGACGAGCCGTTCTACTCGCCGGAGGTTGACGACCCGGCGACCGTCGGCACACTCGCCGACGCCTTCACCGATGCGGGCTTCTCGCTGACCGCCGTCGAGCGCGTCCACGAGCAGGTCGGCGTGCTGGTCGCGGAACGGACGCCGACTGGGGCCGAGACATCCGCCGATGACGTGTCCGAGGGAACTGAACCGGACGCATGAAACACCTCCCGAAACACCTCCAGCCGCGCTGGCGCTATCTCGCCGTCGGCCTCGAGAGTTGGCCGGACGCCGCCGTCGATCGCCGGGCGTTCCAGCGCGAGTGCTGGTACGCGGCCCAGAATTTGCTCGGCGATCCGGGGAGCGCTCGAGCCGATCTGACGGTCATCAGGTTCGACTTTGCCGGCAAAACCGGCGAGGCGATCGTTCGAGTCCGCCGCGGCGAATCGGAGCCGGCTCGAGCGGCACTCGCCTGTATCGACGAGATAGACGGCTCTCCCGTCGGTGTTCGGGTCCGCGGTATGAGTGGCACGATCCGTGCCGCTGAAGAAAACTATTTAGGACGCCGCGGGCAAGATTCGGAAGAGAGAAACGTCGTGTTCGGGAACGAGGAGCGAGTCGCCGTTGTGTGCGATGGATCTGCAGACGTGCGACTCGATGAGGCGTTCGCGGGCACGACAGACCTCGATTACGATTTAGCGTGAGACTATGCAGGGACAACAACAACAGCAGGCATACGACCGAGGTATCACGATCTTCTCGCCGGACGGCCGACTCTACCAGGTCGAGTACGCCCGCGAGGCAGTCAAACGTGGTACGGCGAGTATCGGTGTTCGAACGAGCGACGGCGTCGTACTAGCCGTCGACAAACGAGTCCCCTCCCCGCTGCTCGAGGACTCGAGCGTCGAGAAGATTCACAAGGCCGACAACCATGTCGGTATCGCAAGCGCCGGTCACGTCGCCGACGCTCGCCAGCTGATCGACTTCGCGCGCCGCCAGACGCAGGTCAACCAGCTGCGTTACGGCGAGCCGATCGGCGTCGAGACGCTGACCAAGGAAGTCACCGACCACATCCAGCAGTACACGCAGGTCGGCGGTGCCCGTCCCTTCGGCGTCGCGCTGATCGTCGGCGGCATCGACAACGGCGAGCCGCGCCTGTTCGAGACCGACCCGTCGGGGACTCCGTACGAGTGGAAGGCCCTCGCCGTCGGCTCGGACCGCGGCGAGCTTCAGGAGTACTTGGAGGAGAACTACGACGAGGAAGCGGACCTCGACGGCGGCATCGCGCTCGCCCTCGACGCGCTCGCATCGGTCAACGAGGGCTCCTTGCTCCCCAACGAGGTCGGTCTCGCGACGATCGACGTCGAGAGCGAGTCCTTCGAGCAGTTCGATTACGACACGATCGAGTCCCACCTCGAGGAGAACGACCTCCTCGACGACGGCGAGGACGCGGACGAAGACGTCGACGAGTAATCGAATCGAGAGACCGACGATCGACATCGATACGGGACGCCGCCGAAATACCCCGTGGACCGCGCCCGGCCCCGACGCGCTCGCAGGAAAAGCTCTTTTAGGTGGCCGGGGGTATGCACCGGTATGATATCACTCGACGAGGCGGTGACGGCGCGACTCGAGTCACACGGGGCGCGCTTTGAAGTCTTGGTCGATCCGGACGCGGCACTGGCGATCAAACGCGACGAGTTCGACGGCGACCTCGAGGACGTGATCGCTGCCGAGGACGTCTTCGAGGACGCCTCTCGAGGGGATCGACCGGCGGAGGAGGACCTCGAGACCGTCTTCGACACGACGGATCCGCTCGAGATCATTCCCGACGTGATCAAACAGGGAGAGATCCAGATCACGGCCGATCAGCGCCGCGAGATGCAAGAGCAAAAGCGCAAACAGCTGATCGATACCATCGCGCGCAACGCGGTCAACCCGCAGATGGATAACGCGCCCCACCCGCCCGACCGCATCGAGAACGCGCTCGAGCAGGCCGGCTTCACGGTCGATCCGATGGAGCCCGTCGAGGGGCAGGTCGACGACGCGCTCGACGACCTTCGACCGGTGATTCCGATCCGGTTCGAAGAGGTGACGATCGCGGTACAGCTCCCCGCCGAATACGCCGGCAGCGCCCAGGCGAAGGTCCGCCAGTTCGGTGATCTTGAGCGCGAGGAGTGGCAACCCGACGGCTCGTGGATCGGTGTCATCTCGTTTCCGGCGGGGATGCAAAACGAGTTCTACGACGTCGTCAACGAGCACACGAGCGGCACGGCCGAAACGGAGATCGTCAAGGACAAAGACGACCTGAACACGCGATAACGGGAGACGGAACCCGCGTTCGAAACGCGGTCGATGCCCGGCCTCGATCGCGTCATCCCCGGTGAAAGCCGATCAGAAAGCCGCTGGTGAACCCGGACCCGACGGCCAGCATCGAGAGCACCGACTCGAGCCAGTGACTGTCCTGTGTGCGTTCTTGCGTTTCGACGAGTCCAGCGGAGAGTCGGTTCCAGTCGACGATGACGATCTCCTGTGACTCGAGATACCGGAACGCCATCAACTGGACGCCGATGATAATCGCGACGAGTTTCGCGACCTGCTTGGTCGCGAATCCGAGCACCCCACCGACGACCGCGCCACCGCCGAACTCGAGACCGAGCGTCGTCAGATCGACGTCTATCATCACGGCTTCGTATTCGAGTCGTCGGCAATGACTGTTGTGATACGCCGACTATCAGCCAACCATGACTAT
The genomic region above belongs to Natronorubrum halophilum and contains:
- a CDS encoding Rpp14/Pop5 family protein produces the protein MKHLPKHLQPRWRYLAVGLESWPDAAVDRRAFQRECWYAAQNLLGDPGSARADLTVIRFDFAGKTGEAIVRVRRGESEPARAALACIDEIDGSPVGVRVRGMSGTIRAAEENYLGRRGQDSEERNVVFGNEERVAVVCDGSADVRLDEAFAGTTDLDYDLA
- a CDS encoding class I SAM-dependent methyltransferase is translated as MKKTLEEHAARFDTKAGEYDESKSDEYRACANLVIEHAALESDTVVLDLGTGTGAIALALAPDAKRVVGRDISEGMMEEAKAKADENGLENVEFGRGTFREPDYDGDVDVVTSNFALHHLSDDEKREAIDVIAGLEPRTFVLGDVMFFGEPDPDEPFYSPEVDDPATVGTLADAFTDAGFSLTAVERVHEQVGVLVAERTPTGAETSADDVSEGTEPDA
- a CDS encoding RNase P subunit p30 family protein, which encodes MYEAVHAHPDGASTVARFAKTAADYGFEGVVVRNHADSRAEYDAAEIREAYGIDVVDGLEIRADSPQQAGGSVGNYRTSQTIVAVHGGSNDLNRFAVENDKVDVLAHPMADRGDINHVLVKAAVENGVRLEFNLSGVCRTSGGRRVRVIQSLRKLAEIVDYYDAPYVVSADPTSHLELRAPRELEAIGEQLGFSSAFIEDGLAEWGRLAERNRHVQSESFIEPGVERGRYEEDP
- the psmA gene encoding archaeal proteasome endopeptidase complex subunit alpha, producing MQGQQQQQAYDRGITIFSPDGRLYQVEYAREAVKRGTASIGVRTSDGVVLAVDKRVPSPLLEDSSVEKIHKADNHVGIASAGHVADARQLIDFARRQTQVNQLRYGEPIGVETLTKEVTDHIQQYTQVGGARPFGVALIVGGIDNGEPRLFETDPSGTPYEWKALAVGSDRGELQEYLEENYDEEADLDGGIALALDALASVNEGSLLPNEVGLATIDVESESFEQFDYDTIESHLEENDLLDDGEDADEDVDE
- a CDS encoding ribosome assembly factor SBDS; translated protein: MISLDEAVTARLESHGARFEVLVDPDAALAIKRDEFDGDLEDVIAAEDVFEDASRGDRPAEEDLETVFDTTDPLEIIPDVIKQGEIQITADQRREMQEQKRKQLIDTIARNAVNPQMDNAPHPPDRIENALEQAGFTVDPMEPVEGQVDDALDDLRPVIPIRFEEVTIAVQLPAEYAGSAQAKVRQFGDLEREEWQPDGSWIGVISFPAGMQNEFYDVVNEHTSGTAETEIVKDKDDLNTR
- a CDS encoding FUN14 domain-containing protein codes for the protein MIDVDLTTLGLEFGGGAVVGGVLGFATKQVAKLVAIIIGVQLMAFRYLESQEIVIVDWNRLSAGLVETQERTQDSHWLESVLSMLAVGSGFTSGFLIGFHRG